One genomic segment of Helianthus annuus cultivar XRQ/B chromosome 14, HanXRQr2.0-SUNRISE, whole genome shotgun sequence includes these proteins:
- the LOC118486582 gene encoding probable arabinosyltransferase ARAD1, with protein sequence MCTSPTEARHPLGSAQLPRDDLFQFCLTIAGDTPSSNRFFDAIASHCVPVRISYDIELPFEDVLDYSKFSIFVQSSDAVKKGYLMKLLRGIKRQKWIQMWERLKKIALHFEYQYPSQAGDAVDMIWQAVHRKICSVHDNGVRRRNRYRMSQSL encoded by the coding sequence ATGTGCACTTCACCTACGGAAGCGCGTCATCCGCTGGGATCCGCACAGCTCCCGAGGGATGATCTCTTCCAATTCTGCCTAACCATCGCCGGAGACACTCCATCATCTAACCGGTTTTTCGATGCCATTGCGAGTCATTGTGTTCCCGTAAGAATCAGCTATGACATTGAGCTGCCATTTGAAGATGTCCTTGATTACTCAAAATTTTCCATATTTGTTCAATCATCGGATGCTGTTAAAAAAGGGTACCTTATGAAACTTCTTAGAGGAATTAAAAGACAAAAATGGATTCAAATGTGGGAAAGATTGAAGAAAATCGCACTGCATTTCGAGTACCAGTATCCGTCGCAGGCCGGGGATGCGGTCGACATGATATGGCAGGCGGTTCATCGGAAAATATGTTCGGTACATGACAATGGTGTTCGTAGGAGAAATAGATACCGGATGTCACAAAGTCTTTAA